The following coding sequences lie in one Spinacia oleracea cultivar Varoflay chromosome 1, BTI_SOV_V1, whole genome shotgun sequence genomic window:
- the LOC110783900 gene encoding trans-resveratrol di-O-methyltransferase, whose translation MDSKKEAKELLNSLTHIWNHVFSFQNSMALKCAIQLGIPDAIHKHGKPMTLIDLANSLSIHPTKVPFLHHLMRLLVHSNFFSTTTKHLVENGEDDTTTLLFDLTLNSQLLLKDHPLTQVPFALLEMDPIITEPSHHFGLWFMNQDESPFHIAQGSHLYERMPSVSKFNVFFNQAMASDARLVSALLVTTTEFKGLLEGVGTLVDVGGGDGTLAKAIAEAYPMMNCVVFDLLHVVDGLQGNGRNLTYVAGDMFEVIPRAHAIILKWIMHNWSDDNCIKVLKRCKESIPSKDEGGKLLIIEMVVGISSDNVNHSQSQFLMDMQMVSVLGAKERTEQQWKHLFINSGFGDYKILPILGSRSVIEVYPA comes from the exons atggATTCAAAAAAAGAGGCAAAAGAGCTACTAAATTCTCTAACTCACATTTGGAACCATGTTTTTTCATTCCAAAACTCCATGGCTTTAAAATGTGCAATTCAATTAGGCATTCCAGATGCAATTCATAAACATGGTAAACCCATGACTCTTATTGACTTAgccaattccctttcaatccaTCCAACCAAGGTTCCTTTCCTACATCACTTGATGCGCCTTCTTGttcactccaacttcttctCCACAACCACTAAACATTTAGTCGAAAATGGAGAAGATGATACTACAACATTATTATTTGATCTAACCCTAAACTCACAACTTCTCTTGAAAGATCACCCCCTAACTCAAGTACCCTTTGCACTTTTGGAAATGGATCCTATCATAACCGAGCCGTCGCACCATTTTGGCTTATGGTTTATGAACCAAGATGAGTCTCCTTTTCACATTGCTCAAGGAAGTCATCTATATGAACGTATGCCTAGCGTCTCGAAGTTCAATGTTTTCTTTAACCAAGCCATGGCTAGTGATGCTCGGTTAGTCTCGGCCTTGTTGGTGACTACTACTGAGTTCAAAGGCTTACTCGAAGGGGTTGGAACGTTGGTAGATGTTGGTGGAGGTGATGGGACGTTGGCTAAGGCAATTGCTGAAGCTTATCCTATGATGAATTGTGTTGTGTTTGATCTACTACATGTTGTTGATGGGTTACAAGGAAATGGAAGGAACTTGACTTATGTTGCGGGTGACATGTTTGAGGTCATTCCTCGTGCTCATGCGATTATACTCAAG TGGATAATGCACAATTGGAGTGATGATAATTGCATTAAGGTACTTAAGCGATGTAAAGAATCAATTCCGAGCAAAGACGAAGGAGGTAAGTTGCTGATCATAGAAATGGTGGTGGGAATTTCAAGTGACAATGTAAATCACTCTCAATCCCAATTCCTAATGGATATGCAAATGGTGTCAGTCTTGGGGGCTAAAGAAAGAACTGAACAACAATGGAAACATCTCTTCATCAATTCCGGCTTCGGTGACTATAAAATATTACCGATTCTAGGGTCCAGGTCTGTTATCGAGGTTTACCCTGCATGA